A window from Drosophila nasuta strain 15112-1781.00 chromosome 3, ASM2355853v1, whole genome shotgun sequence encodes these proteins:
- the LOC132794009 gene encoding uncharacterized protein LOC132794009 isoform X3, whose amino-acid sequence MGSLTREEELKNIILVLRSLITSSKNPLTLQSVERDYKYLESEHIPYHRFGYRSTLEFLQDTKEFHIFNRGNEVIIGVKPNEKTAHIASMVRGQKASKSHFKPAPQSIRPVASKTPKPAPAPLKQNVVQQYQQKYQYQYLQQQQQQQQELQQSLWLREQQLQAERQANLERELLCLRQQQQAQEEKDLVIKRRQKELRDEQRLQKIQLQQQQEIVDKKIAELQQQHALDLKAQALTIDTLREESTRLKQQLKEQEQQQRLQLEQEQQQRLQLEQENTPPKTKSDAKLDAQPAKPQKLATQEDSDMNGNAAGGGGGGGGAAAASTRKPHLRPILGNSAPQRSVGVPQPTNDSMSAGGANRRPPSQHARVPGTRPNGSVSVNYRLKQQQTAAAAAPLIITPPDSPENAANNQAKQSPVPRTQKFNMPQSQIQPAAHPSVHFKFDPAFDASSSLRQYCVAMGYAPPTYEFSKVNKSNLLHCKVCIDGNIYTSYPKEYSDETTAKQCTSEVALERLKQLESRKQLSKLSDVEFLDSIYKELIKHPHGIVSHKLPEWYEATVKRQVPSNWTRLLNESPKIRIESSVNTNIVFANTNDDATTTPTTAASPIAFNPFQQTMPTAMPELLLPWVEGQQDWNMYITHCDNTMHVWARLIDQSANFEKLTEQLHAHMALPHNRQQQQSPIEQQIYLVEVSDNWNRVRVMSVDEKQRQCICHFVDFGDEVVFGFDALYACPSMFLTLPAQAVCLSMYALDKFEDHPHAQPVLTKELAGHSVVTRIITSEAQFLKLGARTQGVLLEQQQKEQPLTEENGSSLQPSVRRACIVGTFYDTSTAEDIHLNDLVANQIIRNTPAPMLKLDQKSNNVIVSHVNDVGDLMIQLPNEDLKFVQRSISRIMSDSSEQHRVRYSDLLHDQLVCVCDESGDGTNKWYRGMLTSKPKSTEEEVFDVYYVDDGRLRKTHISNIYRLEANNHALAAFPAQALRVRLHDVPPIDNQMVGRLRGLLSPQTPVLLKVMEGANDKLPMVTIHARGQDSLYLCLNSAIRMEYEVQSF is encoded by the exons ATGGGGTCATTAACAAGAGAAGAGGAATTGAAGAATATCATCCTTGTGCTGCGTTCGTTGATAACATCGTCAAAGAATCCGTTAACCTTGCAATCCGTAGAACGTGATTACAAGTATCTTGAATCTGAACACATTCCATACCATCGTTTTGGCTATCGAAGTACTCTAGAATTCCTGCAGGATACGAaagaatttcatattttcaatcGTGGAAACGAG GTCATAATTGGTGTCAAGCCCAACGAGAAAACGGCACACATCGCTTCTATGGTACGAGGCCAAAAGGCGAGCAAAAGTCATTTTAAGCCCGCACCCCAATCTATACGGCCAGTTGCCAGCAAAACTCCAAAACCAGCACCAGCACCACTCAAACAGAACGTAGTGCAGCAATATCAACAGAAGTATCAATATCAGTatctgcaacaacaacaacagcagcagcaagaactGCAGCAGTCGCTGTGGCTGAGGGAACAACAATTGCAAGCGGAGCGTCAGGCGAACTTGGAGCGAGAACTCTTGTGCTtgcgtcagcagcagcaggcccAGGAGGAGAAGGATCTGGTGATCAAGCGTCGTCAGAAGGAACTGCGCGACGAGCAGCGATTGCAAAAGattcaattgcagcagcaacaggaaaTCGTTGACAAGAAGATCGCagaactgcagcaacagcacgcGCTCGATCTGAAAGCGCAGGCGCTGACTATCGACACGCTGCGTGAGGAAAGCACACGCCTGAAGCAACAGCTAaaggagcaggagcaacagcagaggCTGCAACTTgagcaggagcaacagcagaggCTGCAGCTTGAGCAGGAGAACACGCCACCAAAGACAAAGTCAGACGCCAAGTTAGACGCTCAGCCGGCGAAACCACAAAAGCTTGCAACTCAAGAAGATTCAGACATGAATGGAAATGCAGCTGGCggaggtggcggtggcggtggtgctgctgctgcctcgaCACGCAAGCCGCATCTGCGTCCCATACTGGGCAACAGTGCTCCACAGCGTTCGGTGGGCGTGCCACAGCCAACAAATGATTCCATGTCTGCTGGCGGTGCCAATAGGCGGCCGCCTTCCCAGCATGCGCGAGTGCCTGGAACGCGTCCCAATGGCAGCGTCTCTGTCAACTATAgactgaagcagcagcagacagcggCTGCAGCGGCTCCCTTAATCATAACGCCGCCAGACTCGCCAGAGAATGCGGCCAATAATCAAGCAAAGCAATCGCCAGTTCCACGCACACAAAAGTTCAATATGCCGCAGTCTCAGATACAG CCTGCGGCTCATCCGAGTGTGCACTTTAAGTTTGATCCAGCCTTCGATGCGAGCTCCTCGTTGAGGCAATACTGCGTTGCCATGGGCTATGCGCCGCCAACGTACGAGTTCTCCAAGGTGAACAAAAGCAATCTGCTGCACTGCAAGGTGTGCATCGACGGCAACATCTATACCAGCTATCCCAAGGAGTATTCGGATGAAACCACCGCCAAGCAATGCACCTCGGAGGTGGCCCTAGAGAGACTGAAACAACTCGAGTCGCGCAAGCAGCTGTCGAAGCTCAGCGACGTCGAGTTCCTTGACAGCATCTACAAAGAGCTGATCAAGCATCCGCATGGCATTGTCAGTCACAAGTTGCCCGAGTGGTATGAGGCAACGGTGAAGCGTCAGGTGCCCAGCAACTGGACGAGATTGCTCAACGAATCGCCGAAGATACGCATCGAAAGCAGCGTCAACACCAACATTGTGTTTGCCAACACCAACGACGATGCAACGacgacaccaacaacagcagcatcccCAATTGCATTCAATCCATTCCAGCAGACGATGCCAACTGCCATGCCCGAGCTGTTGCTGCCCTGGGTAGAAGGTCAGCAGGATTGGAACATGTACATTACGCACTGCGACAACACGATGCATGTGTGGGCGCGTCTGATCGATCAGAGTGCCAACTTTGAGAAGCTCACCGAGCAGTTGCATGCTCACATGGCGCTGCCACACAatcggcaacagcagcaatcgcCAATCGAACAACAAATCTATCTGGTCGAAGTGAGCGACAATTGGAATCGTGTGCGTGTGATGTCTGTGGATGAGAAGCAACGCCAATGCATCTGTCATTTCGTTGACTTTGGCGACGAAGTTGTCTTTGGCTTCGATGCGCTATACGCGTGTCCTTCAATGTTCTTGACGCTGCCAGCACAAGCTGTATGCCTCAGCATGTATGCTCTGGATAAATTCGAGGATCATCCACATGCTCAGCCAGTGCTGACCAAGGAGCTGGCTGGGCACAGTGTCGTCACGCGCATCATCACCAGTGAGGCGCAGTTCCTCAAGTTGGGTGCTCGCACGCAAGGCGTATTgctcgagcagcagcagaaggagcAGCCGCTGACTGAAGAGAATGGCAGCAGTCTGCAGCCAAGTGTACGACGTGCCTGTATTGTGGGCACCTTCTACGATACATCCACGGCAGAGGATATTCATCTCAATGATTTGGTGGCCAATCAGATCATACGCAATACACCTGCACCGATGCTCAAGCTGGATCAGAAGTCAAATAATGTGATTGTGTCGCACGTCAACGATGTGGGTGACTTGATGATTCAGCTGCCGAACGAAGATCTCAAATTTGTGCAGCGCAGCATCAGTCGCATCATGAGCGACAGCAGCGAACAGCATCGAGTGCGCTACTCGGATCTGCTGCACGATCAACTGGTGTGCGTCTGCGATGAGTCTGGCGATGGGACAAACAAATGGTATCGCGGCATGCTCACTAGCAAGCCCAAGAGCACCGAGGAGGAGGTCTTTGATGTGTATTACGTGGACGATGGACGGCTGCGCAAGACGCACATCTCCAACATCTATCGCCTGGAGGCAAACAATCATGCACTTGCCGCATTTCCAGCACAAGCATTGCGAGTGCGTCTCCATGATGTGCCTCCAATTGACAACCAGATGGTGGGACGACTTCGTGGACTCCTTTCGCCGCAGACGCCAGTGCTG CTCAAGGTGATGGAGGGAGCCAATGACAAGCTGCCAATGGTGACGATTCATGCTCGTGGCCAGGATAGTTTATACTTGTGCTTGAACAGTGCGATTCGCATGGAGTACGAAGTGCAGAG TTTCTAA
- the LOC132794013 gene encoding mediator of RNA polymerase II transcription subunit 8, which produces MQREEKHFEMTLDAVVQRLNDLKLAVLAMIQKLEMEYMDINWPTFLDNFAIISSHLTGLTKILAKEQCPALRNRTVLPLLVSMDRDETMVNITEGRVPVFSHDIVPDYLRTRPDPITEQKMQQNEQKAANLTNDAAMKQVTQYNKVVSHVLDMVSKAREEWEIESSSRTGIQQTSSMADTQLLVAAVGMGKGLQFKANYGPGPGMMVPPSIRGPTPPMGGPSMSPGNVQQQLGKAPSAVKTNIKSANQVHPFSR; this is translated from the coding sequence ATGCAGCGTGAGGAAAAGCACTTCGAAATGACGCTGGACGCCGTCGTGCAGCGTCTGAACGATTTGAAGTTGGCAGTCTTAGCCATGATACAAAAACTGGAAATGGAATACATGGACATCAATTGGCCAACATTTCTGGATAACTTTGCCATTATTTCCAGTCATTTGACAGGTCTAACAAAGATTCTGGCCAAGGAGCAGTGTCCGGCATTGCGAAATCGAACAGTACTGCCGCTACTAGTGTCCATGGATCGCGACGAGACAATGGTCAACATTACCGAGGGTCGTGTGCCGGTCTTTTCACACGACATTGTTCCCGATTATCTGCGCACTCGTCCCGATCCCATAACCGAGCAGAAGATGCAGCAGAACGAACAAAAGGCGGCCAATCTGACTAACGATGCAGCCATGAAACAGGTCACACAATACAACAAAGTGGTCTCGCACGTCCTGGATATGGTGAGCAAAGCTCGCGAGGAGTGGGAGATTGAGTCGAGTTCACGCACTGGCATCCAGCAGACCAGCAGCATGGCGGACACACAGCTCCTGGTGGCAGCCGTAGGCATGGGCAAGGGATTGCAGTTCAAGGCGAACTATGGTCCTGGACCCGGCATGATGGTGCCACCCTCTATACGAGGTCCAACACCGCCCATGGGCGGACCATCCATGAGCCCGGGCaatgtgcaacagcagctgggcAAGGCACCATCAGCGGTAAAGACGAACATCAAATCAGCAAATCAAGTGCATCCATTTTCTCGGTAG
- the LOC132794009 gene encoding uncharacterized protein LOC132794009 isoform X2, with translation MGSLTREEELKNIILVLRSLITSSKNPLTLQSVERDYKYLESEHIPYHRFGYRSTLEFLQDTKEFHIFNRGNEVIIGVKPNEKTAHIASMVRGQKASKSHFKPAPQSIRPVASKTPKPAPAPLKQNVVQQYQQKYQYQYLQQQQQQQQELQQSLWLREQQLQAERQANLERELLCLRQQQQAQEEKDLVIKRRQKELRDEQRLQKIQLQQQQEIVDKKIAELQQQHALDLKAQALTIDTLREESTRLKQQLKEQEQQQRLQLEQEQQQRLQLEQENTPPKTKSDAKLDAQPAKPQKLATQEDSDMNGNAAGGGGGGGGAAAASTRKPHLRPILGNSAPQRSVGVPQPTNDSMSAGGANRRPPSQHARVPGTRPNGSVSVNYRLKQQQTAAAAAPLIITPPDSPENAANNQAKQSPVPRTQKFNMPQSQIQPAAHPSVHFKFDPAFDASSSLRQYCVAMGYAPPTYEFSKVNKSNLLHCKVCIDGNIYTSYPKEYSDETTAKQCTSEVALERLKQLESRKQLSKLSDVEFLDSIYKELIKHPHGIVSHKLPEWYEATVKRQVPSNWTRLLNESPKIRIESSVNTNIVFANTNDDATTTPTTAASPIAFNPFQQTMPTAMPELLLPWVEGQQDWNMYITHCDNTMHVWARLIDQSANFEKLTEQLHAHMALPHNRQQQQSPIEQQIYLVEVSDNWNRVRVMSVDEKQRQCICHFVDFGDEVVFGFDALYACPSMFLTLPAQAVCLSMYALDKFEDHPHAQPVLTKELAGHSVVTRIITSEAQFLKLGARTQGVLLEQQQKEQPLTEENGSSLQPSVRRACIVGTFYDTSTAEDIHLNDLVANQIIRNTPAPMLKLDQKSNNVIVSHVNDVGDLMIQLPNEDLKFVQRSISRIMSDSSEQHRVRYSDLLHDQLVCVCDESGDGTNKWYRGMLTSKPKSTEEEVFDVYYVDDGRLRKTHISNIYRLEANNHALAAFPAQALRVRLHDVPPIDNQMVGRLRGLLSPQTPVLLKVMEGANDKLPMVTIHARGQDSLYLCLNSAIRMEYEVQSAFNKLELT, from the exons ATGGGGTCATTAACAAGAGAAGAGGAATTGAAGAATATCATCCTTGTGCTGCGTTCGTTGATAACATCGTCAAAGAATCCGTTAACCTTGCAATCCGTAGAACGTGATTACAAGTATCTTGAATCTGAACACATTCCATACCATCGTTTTGGCTATCGAAGTACTCTAGAATTCCTGCAGGATACGAaagaatttcatattttcaatcGTGGAAACGAG GTCATAATTGGTGTCAAGCCCAACGAGAAAACGGCACACATCGCTTCTATGGTACGAGGCCAAAAGGCGAGCAAAAGTCATTTTAAGCCCGCACCCCAATCTATACGGCCAGTTGCCAGCAAAACTCCAAAACCAGCACCAGCACCACTCAAACAGAACGTAGTGCAGCAATATCAACAGAAGTATCAATATCAGTatctgcaacaacaacaacagcagcagcaagaactGCAGCAGTCGCTGTGGCTGAGGGAACAACAATTGCAAGCGGAGCGTCAGGCGAACTTGGAGCGAGAACTCTTGTGCTtgcgtcagcagcagcaggcccAGGAGGAGAAGGATCTGGTGATCAAGCGTCGTCAGAAGGAACTGCGCGACGAGCAGCGATTGCAAAAGattcaattgcagcagcaacaggaaaTCGTTGACAAGAAGATCGCagaactgcagcaacagcacgcGCTCGATCTGAAAGCGCAGGCGCTGACTATCGACACGCTGCGTGAGGAAAGCACACGCCTGAAGCAACAGCTAaaggagcaggagcaacagcagaggCTGCAACTTgagcaggagcaacagcagaggCTGCAGCTTGAGCAGGAGAACACGCCACCAAAGACAAAGTCAGACGCCAAGTTAGACGCTCAGCCGGCGAAACCACAAAAGCTTGCAACTCAAGAAGATTCAGACATGAATGGAAATGCAGCTGGCggaggtggcggtggcggtggtgctgctgctgcctcgaCACGCAAGCCGCATCTGCGTCCCATACTGGGCAACAGTGCTCCACAGCGTTCGGTGGGCGTGCCACAGCCAACAAATGATTCCATGTCTGCTGGCGGTGCCAATAGGCGGCCGCCTTCCCAGCATGCGCGAGTGCCTGGAACGCGTCCCAATGGCAGCGTCTCTGTCAACTATAgactgaagcagcagcagacagcggCTGCAGCGGCTCCCTTAATCATAACGCCGCCAGACTCGCCAGAGAATGCGGCCAATAATCAAGCAAAGCAATCGCCAGTTCCACGCACACAAAAGTTCAATATGCCGCAGTCTCAGATACAG CCTGCGGCTCATCCGAGTGTGCACTTTAAGTTTGATCCAGCCTTCGATGCGAGCTCCTCGTTGAGGCAATACTGCGTTGCCATGGGCTATGCGCCGCCAACGTACGAGTTCTCCAAGGTGAACAAAAGCAATCTGCTGCACTGCAAGGTGTGCATCGACGGCAACATCTATACCAGCTATCCCAAGGAGTATTCGGATGAAACCACCGCCAAGCAATGCACCTCGGAGGTGGCCCTAGAGAGACTGAAACAACTCGAGTCGCGCAAGCAGCTGTCGAAGCTCAGCGACGTCGAGTTCCTTGACAGCATCTACAAAGAGCTGATCAAGCATCCGCATGGCATTGTCAGTCACAAGTTGCCCGAGTGGTATGAGGCAACGGTGAAGCGTCAGGTGCCCAGCAACTGGACGAGATTGCTCAACGAATCGCCGAAGATACGCATCGAAAGCAGCGTCAACACCAACATTGTGTTTGCCAACACCAACGACGATGCAACGacgacaccaacaacagcagcatcccCAATTGCATTCAATCCATTCCAGCAGACGATGCCAACTGCCATGCCCGAGCTGTTGCTGCCCTGGGTAGAAGGTCAGCAGGATTGGAACATGTACATTACGCACTGCGACAACACGATGCATGTGTGGGCGCGTCTGATCGATCAGAGTGCCAACTTTGAGAAGCTCACCGAGCAGTTGCATGCTCACATGGCGCTGCCACACAatcggcaacagcagcaatcgcCAATCGAACAACAAATCTATCTGGTCGAAGTGAGCGACAATTGGAATCGTGTGCGTGTGATGTCTGTGGATGAGAAGCAACGCCAATGCATCTGTCATTTCGTTGACTTTGGCGACGAAGTTGTCTTTGGCTTCGATGCGCTATACGCGTGTCCTTCAATGTTCTTGACGCTGCCAGCACAAGCTGTATGCCTCAGCATGTATGCTCTGGATAAATTCGAGGATCATCCACATGCTCAGCCAGTGCTGACCAAGGAGCTGGCTGGGCACAGTGTCGTCACGCGCATCATCACCAGTGAGGCGCAGTTCCTCAAGTTGGGTGCTCGCACGCAAGGCGTATTgctcgagcagcagcagaaggagcAGCCGCTGACTGAAGAGAATGGCAGCAGTCTGCAGCCAAGTGTACGACGTGCCTGTATTGTGGGCACCTTCTACGATACATCCACGGCAGAGGATATTCATCTCAATGATTTGGTGGCCAATCAGATCATACGCAATACACCTGCACCGATGCTCAAGCTGGATCAGAAGTCAAATAATGTGATTGTGTCGCACGTCAACGATGTGGGTGACTTGATGATTCAGCTGCCGAACGAAGATCTCAAATTTGTGCAGCGCAGCATCAGTCGCATCATGAGCGACAGCAGCGAACAGCATCGAGTGCGCTACTCGGATCTGCTGCACGATCAACTGGTGTGCGTCTGCGATGAGTCTGGCGATGGGACAAACAAATGGTATCGCGGCATGCTCACTAGCAAGCCCAAGAGCACCGAGGAGGAGGTCTTTGATGTGTATTACGTGGACGATGGACGGCTGCGCAAGACGCACATCTCCAACATCTATCGCCTGGAGGCAAACAATCATGCACTTGCCGCATTTCCAGCACAAGCATTGCGAGTGCGTCTCCATGATGTGCCTCCAATTGACAACCAGATGGTGGGACGACTTCGTGGACTCCTTTCGCCGCAGACGCCAGTGCTG CTCAAGGTGATGGAGGGAGCCAATGACAAGCTGCCAATGGTGACGATTCATGCTCGTGGCCAGGATAGTTTATACTTGTGCTTGAACAGTGCGATTCGCATGGAGTACGAAGTGCAGAG TGCTTTCAATAAACTGGAACTGACATGA
- the LOC132794009 gene encoding tudor domain-containing protein 7 isoform X1, producing MGSLTREEELKNIILVLRSLITSSKNPLTLQSVERDYKYLESEHIPYHRFGYRSTLEFLQDTKEFHIFNRGNEVIIGVKPNEKTAHIASMVRGQKASKSHFKPAPQSIRPVASKTPKPAPAPLKQNVVQQYQQKYQYQYLQQQQQQQQELQQSLWLREQQLQAERQANLERELLCLRQQQQAQEEKDLVIKRRQKELRDEQRLQKIQLQQQQEIVDKKIAELQQQHALDLKAQALTIDTLREESTRLKQQLKEQEQQQRLQLEQEQQQRLQLEQENTPPKTKSDAKLDAQPAKPQKLATQEDSDMNGNAAGGGGGGGGAAAASTRKPHLRPILGNSAPQRSVGVPQPTNDSMSAGGANRRPPSQHARVPGTRPNGSVSVNYRLKQQQTAAAAAPLIITPPDSPENAANNQAKQSPVPRTQKFNMPQSQIQPAAHPSVHFKFDPAFDASSSLRQYCVAMGYAPPTYEFSKVNKSNLLHCKVCIDGNIYTSYPKEYSDETTAKQCTSEVALERLKQLESRKQLSKLSDVEFLDSIYKELIKHPHGIVSHKLPEWYEATVKRQVPSNWTRLLNESPKIRIESSVNTNIVFANTNDDATTTPTTAASPIAFNPFQQTMPTAMPELLLPWVEGQQDWNMYITHCDNTMHVWARLIDQSANFEKLTEQLHAHMALPHNRQQQQSPIEQQIYLVEVSDNWNRVRVMSVDEKQRQCICHFVDFGDEVVFGFDALYACPSMFLTLPAQAVCLSMYALDKFEDHPHAQPVLTKELAGHSVVTRIITSEAQFLKLGARTQGVLLEQQQKEQPLTEENGSSLQPSVRRACIVGTFYDTSTAEDIHLNDLVANQIIRNTPAPMLKLDQKSNNVIVSHVNDVGDLMIQLPNEDLKFVQRSISRIMSDSSEQHRVRYSDLLHDQLVCVCDESGDGTNKWYRGMLTSKPKSTEEEVFDVYYVDDGRLRKTHISNIYRLEANNHALAAFPAQALRVRLHDVPPIDNQMVGRLRGLLSPQTPVLLKVMEGANDKLPMVTIHARGQDSLYLCLNSAIRMEYEVQSTTRLEPFDDGGLHFSPSGQLIRRCSFSSTVSTHSSSSDQPTTVGIASLPATPRKPPAATKLPLPQLKEYEAIPAVGAYFEVRVALSVNPGHFAVQPYKCYNQLQHLMKELQAHCKSPAAQTVQPAQLSIGQAYAAADSSGVYHRVNIRKIYDEMIHVRYVDAGDDGVVRCNQLLQLPNEFRELPMMALPAQLHGIQVDGIDWTQENCLRFRKLTLGQQFIGIVRRVDKLKDDRRALSLELIDTSTPQDIKVHETLISEKHALPAL from the exons ATGGGGTCATTAACAAGAGAAGAGGAATTGAAGAATATCATCCTTGTGCTGCGTTCGTTGATAACATCGTCAAAGAATCCGTTAACCTTGCAATCCGTAGAACGTGATTACAAGTATCTTGAATCTGAACACATTCCATACCATCGTTTTGGCTATCGAAGTACTCTAGAATTCCTGCAGGATACGAaagaatttcatattttcaatcGTGGAAACGAG GTCATAATTGGTGTCAAGCCCAACGAGAAAACGGCACACATCGCTTCTATGGTACGAGGCCAAAAGGCGAGCAAAAGTCATTTTAAGCCCGCACCCCAATCTATACGGCCAGTTGCCAGCAAAACTCCAAAACCAGCACCAGCACCACTCAAACAGAACGTAGTGCAGCAATATCAACAGAAGTATCAATATCAGTatctgcaacaacaacaacagcagcagcaagaactGCAGCAGTCGCTGTGGCTGAGGGAACAACAATTGCAAGCGGAGCGTCAGGCGAACTTGGAGCGAGAACTCTTGTGCTtgcgtcagcagcagcaggcccAGGAGGAGAAGGATCTGGTGATCAAGCGTCGTCAGAAGGAACTGCGCGACGAGCAGCGATTGCAAAAGattcaattgcagcagcaacaggaaaTCGTTGACAAGAAGATCGCagaactgcagcaacagcacgcGCTCGATCTGAAAGCGCAGGCGCTGACTATCGACACGCTGCGTGAGGAAAGCACACGCCTGAAGCAACAGCTAaaggagcaggagcaacagcagaggCTGCAACTTgagcaggagcaacagcagaggCTGCAGCTTGAGCAGGAGAACACGCCACCAAAGACAAAGTCAGACGCCAAGTTAGACGCTCAGCCGGCGAAACCACAAAAGCTTGCAACTCAAGAAGATTCAGACATGAATGGAAATGCAGCTGGCggaggtggcggtggcggtggtgctgctgctgcctcgaCACGCAAGCCGCATCTGCGTCCCATACTGGGCAACAGTGCTCCACAGCGTTCGGTGGGCGTGCCACAGCCAACAAATGATTCCATGTCTGCTGGCGGTGCCAATAGGCGGCCGCCTTCCCAGCATGCGCGAGTGCCTGGAACGCGTCCCAATGGCAGCGTCTCTGTCAACTATAgactgaagcagcagcagacagcggCTGCAGCGGCTCCCTTAATCATAACGCCGCCAGACTCGCCAGAGAATGCGGCCAATAATCAAGCAAAGCAATCGCCAGTTCCACGCACACAAAAGTTCAATATGCCGCAGTCTCAGATACAG CCTGCGGCTCATCCGAGTGTGCACTTTAAGTTTGATCCAGCCTTCGATGCGAGCTCCTCGTTGAGGCAATACTGCGTTGCCATGGGCTATGCGCCGCCAACGTACGAGTTCTCCAAGGTGAACAAAAGCAATCTGCTGCACTGCAAGGTGTGCATCGACGGCAACATCTATACCAGCTATCCCAAGGAGTATTCGGATGAAACCACCGCCAAGCAATGCACCTCGGAGGTGGCCCTAGAGAGACTGAAACAACTCGAGTCGCGCAAGCAGCTGTCGAAGCTCAGCGACGTCGAGTTCCTTGACAGCATCTACAAAGAGCTGATCAAGCATCCGCATGGCATTGTCAGTCACAAGTTGCCCGAGTGGTATGAGGCAACGGTGAAGCGTCAGGTGCCCAGCAACTGGACGAGATTGCTCAACGAATCGCCGAAGATACGCATCGAAAGCAGCGTCAACACCAACATTGTGTTTGCCAACACCAACGACGATGCAACGacgacaccaacaacagcagcatcccCAATTGCATTCAATCCATTCCAGCAGACGATGCCAACTGCCATGCCCGAGCTGTTGCTGCCCTGGGTAGAAGGTCAGCAGGATTGGAACATGTACATTACGCACTGCGACAACACGATGCATGTGTGGGCGCGTCTGATCGATCAGAGTGCCAACTTTGAGAAGCTCACCGAGCAGTTGCATGCTCACATGGCGCTGCCACACAatcggcaacagcagcaatcgcCAATCGAACAACAAATCTATCTGGTCGAAGTGAGCGACAATTGGAATCGTGTGCGTGTGATGTCTGTGGATGAGAAGCAACGCCAATGCATCTGTCATTTCGTTGACTTTGGCGACGAAGTTGTCTTTGGCTTCGATGCGCTATACGCGTGTCCTTCAATGTTCTTGACGCTGCCAGCACAAGCTGTATGCCTCAGCATGTATGCTCTGGATAAATTCGAGGATCATCCACATGCTCAGCCAGTGCTGACCAAGGAGCTGGCTGGGCACAGTGTCGTCACGCGCATCATCACCAGTGAGGCGCAGTTCCTCAAGTTGGGTGCTCGCACGCAAGGCGTATTgctcgagcagcagcagaaggagcAGCCGCTGACTGAAGAGAATGGCAGCAGTCTGCAGCCAAGTGTACGACGTGCCTGTATTGTGGGCACCTTCTACGATACATCCACGGCAGAGGATATTCATCTCAATGATTTGGTGGCCAATCAGATCATACGCAATACACCTGCACCGATGCTCAAGCTGGATCAGAAGTCAAATAATGTGATTGTGTCGCACGTCAACGATGTGGGTGACTTGATGATTCAGCTGCCGAACGAAGATCTCAAATTTGTGCAGCGCAGCATCAGTCGCATCATGAGCGACAGCAGCGAACAGCATCGAGTGCGCTACTCGGATCTGCTGCACGATCAACTGGTGTGCGTCTGCGATGAGTCTGGCGATGGGACAAACAAATGGTATCGCGGCATGCTCACTAGCAAGCCCAAGAGCACCGAGGAGGAGGTCTTTGATGTGTATTACGTGGACGATGGACGGCTGCGCAAGACGCACATCTCCAACATCTATCGCCTGGAGGCAAACAATCATGCACTTGCCGCATTTCCAGCACAAGCATTGCGAGTGCGTCTCCATGATGTGCCTCCAATTGACAACCAGATGGTGGGACGACTTCGTGGACTCCTTTCGCCGCAGACGCCAGTGCTG CTCAAGGTGATGGAGGGAGCCAATGACAAGCTGCCAATGGTGACGATTCATGCTCGTGGCCAGGATAGTTTATACTTGTGCTTGAACAGTGCGATTCGCATGGAGTACGAAGTGCAGAG TACGACGAGGCTGGAACCGTTCGATGACGGCGGTCTACACTTCAGTCCAAGTGGTCAGCTGATACGCCGctgcagcttcagctccaCCGTGTccacacacagcagcagcagcgatcaGCCGACAACCGTTGGCATCGCATCGCTTCCAGCCACGCCTCGAAAGCCGCCGGCAGCCACGAAATTGCCGCTGCCCCAGCTCAAGGAATACGAAGCCATTCCAGCCGTGGGCGCCTACTTTGAGGTGCGTGTAGCACTCTCCGTCAATCCTGGCCATTTTGCA GTGCAACCCTATAAGTGCTACAATCAGCTGCAGCATTTGATGAAGGAACTGCAGGCGCATTGCAAGAGTCCAGCGGCTCAGACGGTGCAGCCTGCGCAGCTGAGCATTGGCCAGGCTTATGCCGCAGCCGACAGCAGTGGCGTGTATCATCG TGTAAATATTCGCAAGATTTATGATGAAATGATACACGTGCGTTATGTGGATGCAGGCGACGATGGCGTTGTGCGCTGTAATCAACTACTGCAGCTGCCGAACGAATTTAGAGAGCTGCCAATGATGGCGCTGCCCGCTCAACTTCATG GCATTCAAGTAGACGGCATCGATTGGACGCAGGAGAACTGTTTGCGCTTCCGTAAGCTAACGCTGGGACAGCAGTTTATAGGCATTGTGCGGCGCGTGGACAAGCTGAAGGATGATCGACGTGCGCTCAGCTTGGAGCTAATTGATACCTCAACGCCACAGGACATCAAGGTCCATGAGACGCTCATTAGCGAGAAGCATGCGCTGCCTGCGCTATAA